The following proteins are encoded in a genomic region of Pseudodesulfovibrio mercurii:
- a CDS encoding amidohydrolase family protein, whose translation MALSRREFLTLLAGTGPLASGMLAPGAHAAPAPPDGIFALAGAVHPGRGAVLPGHAVLVRAGRIEGVVPAHSVSDRPVVAPENASVLPGVINAHCHDLHTAGERRERWLLHGVTSIGDAASPLRRLPALLDSPPGRTATPSACGPMLCPPGGYPLPVHSPEHALVIASPREGADAVRRLADLGVTRIKIAFEPGVLPEPYPLFDPATASAICDTARRLGLGVRCHVEDLSGLAPALNAGVTTVEHVPHRLHDQGTVRPVLGPDNAPVPEYLRLLERMARDGVILTPTLDVFTRTPWNGPALFEPVRVFRSLGGRIALGNDFPYRRTDAGMPVREMRLLAEAGLDQRDVLEAATATAAEACGLKDRGRIAPGLAADLLMVRGAPTPDALQDPVHVVKDGVFVR comes from the coding sequence CCTGCTGGCCGGAACCGGCCCGCTCGCGTCCGGCATGCTCGCGCCCGGCGCGCACGCCGCCCCGGCCCCGCCGGACGGGATCTTCGCCCTGGCGGGCGCCGTGCACCCCGGCCGGGGAGCGGTCCTGCCCGGTCACGCCGTGCTCGTCCGGGCCGGGCGCATCGAGGGCGTCGTCCCCGCGCATTCCGTATCCGACCGCCCGGTGGTCGCGCCTGAAAACGCGTCCGTGCTGCCGGGCGTCATCAACGCCCACTGCCACGACCTGCACACCGCCGGGGAGCGGCGCGAGCGCTGGCTGCTCCACGGGGTGACGTCCATCGGCGACGCGGCCTCGCCGCTGCGCCGCCTGCCCGCGCTGCTCGACTCCCCGCCGGGCCGGACGGCCACGCCCTCGGCCTGCGGGCCCATGCTCTGCCCGCCCGGCGGCTACCCCCTGCCCGTGCACAGCCCGGAGCACGCCCTGGTCATCGCCTCCCCCCGGGAAGGGGCGGACGCGGTGCGCCGGTTGGCGGACCTCGGCGTCACGCGCATCAAGATCGCCTTCGAGCCGGGCGTCCTGCCCGAACCGTACCCCCTGTTCGACCCGGCCACGGCCTCGGCCATCTGCGACACGGCCCGCAGGCTCGGCCTGGGCGTGCGCTGCCACGTGGAGGACCTGTCCGGCCTCGCGCCCGCCCTCAACGCCGGGGTGACCACGGTGGAGCACGTGCCGCACCGCCTGCACGACCAAGGGACCGTCCGCCCGGTGCTCGGCCCGGACAACGCGCCCGTGCCGGAGTACCTGCGCCTGCTCGAACGCATGGCCCGCGACGGCGTGATCCTGACCCCGACCCTGGACGTCTTCACCCGCACCCCGTGGAACGGCCCGGCCCTGTTCGAGCCGGTGCGCGTCTTCCGCTCCCTGGGCGGGCGGATCGCGCTGGGCAACGATTTTCCCTACCGGCGCACGGACGCGGGCATGCCCGTGCGCGAGATGCGCCTGCTGGCCGAGGCCGGGCTCGACCAAAGGGACGTGCTCGAAGCGGCCACGGCCACGGCGGCCGAGGCGTGCGGGCTCAAAGACCGGGGGCGCATCGCGCCGGGCCTGGCCGCCGACCTGCTCATGGTGCGCGGCGCGCCCACGCCGGACGCGCTGCAAGACCCCGTGCACGTGGTCAAGGACGGGGTCTTCGTGCGCTGA
- a CDS encoding radical SAM protein encodes MIIRPPSEAGSILLQVTLGCSHGKCAFCGAYLGKRFGIKPREVVFGDIAWVARHCRDQRRVFLCDGDAVILPQVRLVEILTRIREDLPWVTRVGAYAGAKSLKRKTDAELAELRGLGLGIVYMGLESGDDAILRAMGKNGDAACIVEQGRRARAAGLKLNVTVINGLGGVERSAIHAEATARALTRMDPDQVGALSLMLVPGTPLHDRFERGEFVPPDARGMLRELRALLAGTELTRGLFLADHASNYLPLKVRLPSGRDAALTRIDRALDGLTPLRPESARRL; translated from the coding sequence ATGATCATACGACCGCCGAGCGAGGCCGGGTCCATCCTGTTGCAGGTCACCCTGGGCTGCTCCCACGGCAAGTGCGCCTTTTGCGGCGCGTACCTGGGCAAGCGGTTCGGCATCAAGCCGCGCGAGGTGGTCTTCGGCGACATTGCCTGGGTCGCCCGCCACTGCCGGGACCAGCGCCGGGTCTTCCTGTGCGACGGCGACGCCGTGATCCTGCCCCAGGTGCGCCTGGTGGAGATTCTTACGCGCATCCGCGAGGACCTGCCGTGGGTCACCAGGGTGGGCGCCTACGCCGGCGCCAAGAGCCTGAAGCGCAAGACCGACGCCGAGCTGGCCGAGCTGCGCGGGCTGGGGCTCGGCATCGTCTACATGGGCCTCGAATCCGGCGACGACGCGATATTGCGGGCCATGGGCAAGAACGGCGACGCGGCCTGCATCGTGGAGCAGGGGCGGCGCGCCCGTGCGGCCGGGCTCAAGCTCAACGTCACGGTCATCAACGGGCTGGGCGGGGTGGAGCGGTCCGCCATCCACGCCGAGGCCACGGCCCGCGCCCTGACGCGCATGGACCCGGACCAGGTGGGGGCGCTCAGCCTCATGCTCGTGCCCGGCACCCCGCTCCACGACCGCTTCGAGCGCGGCGAGTTCGTCCCGCCGGACGCGCGCGGCATGCTTCGGGAGCTGCGTGCCCTGCTCGCCGGGACGGAGCTGACGCGCGGCCTGTTCCTGGCGGACCACGCCTCCAACTACCTGCCCCTCAAGGTCCGGCTGCCCTCGGGCAGGGACGCGGCGCTCACGCGCATCGACCGGGCCCTGGACGGCCTGACCCCGCTGCGGCCCGAGTCCGCCCGGCGGCTCTGA
- a CDS encoding PAS domain-containing hybrid sensor histidine kinase/response regulator: MPFEKKPARPTSYVALDETSRALMDSSVESAFVMDVSGYVLAANDAAAKLFDLKPGQGLQRSNIYDLLPADAADSRRAKIEEAIRTVRAVRFEEEIGGRSLVHSIVPVANPWGEVNRLAVHTLDLTKLHRTDEDLRREQQRQIFFMESLPGIVYHLYPDQTIRYANRYFRRYFGSPRNRNCREALNCSGTSCSLCPPMEAMNTDRAVEWDWTDNQGRTFHLQCSPMTDSNGERMIMVLGIDITARQRAEDALKMARDKLEDRVRQRTVELERANVELTSKSQRLVTAMEKADAATRAKSSFLANMSHEIRTPLNAILGMSELALSIPDKDRKDRYLHRVMEAGNSLLSVINDILDFSKIEAARLTLENIDFDLRRTIEGTLDLHLIAAEEKGLELRAGVAEDVPPALVGDPSRLRQILINLIGNAIKFTETGGVTVSVRPAAPADDLKPGDPITLVFAVTDTGVGIPEHKQRDIFQSFLQADDSITRKYGGTGLGLAICQLLVELMGGELTLESREGMGSTFTFTTELTVGDPAAVERERLEAETPVPSLAPLNVLLADDNPLNRELATTLLSERGHRVLAVKNGIEALNALREAPFDLVLMDVQMPIMDGVSATRAIRDPNSGALNPNVPIIALTAHALKGDRERFLDAGMNDYIAKPIKMRDFYHTIARAMNGRPNPGPAPESEPSVPIAPGKPFDRKSALEMLGGKTELLARMDQIFLRDVPGELEELTGHFAKRDWNNAKRMAHSIKSSARTVGAHRLGAIAEQMEYLCRQQDLSSAEKELKILESDVRSALDYVSGIQARTTDTLPET; the protein is encoded by the coding sequence ATGCCCTTCGAAAAGAAACCAGCCCGCCCGACCTCCTACGTCGCACTTGACGAGACCTCCAGGGCCTTGATGGACTCCTCGGTGGAATCCGCCTTCGTCATGGACGTCAGCGGCTACGTGCTGGCCGCCAACGACGCCGCGGCCAAGCTGTTCGACCTCAAGCCCGGCCAGGGGCTGCAGCGCTCCAACATCTACGACCTCCTGCCCGCCGACGCCGCGGACTCCCGCCGGGCCAAGATCGAGGAGGCCATCCGCACCGTGCGCGCCGTGCGCTTCGAGGAGGAGATCGGCGGCCGCTCCCTGGTCCACTCCATCGTGCCCGTGGCCAACCCCTGGGGCGAGGTCAACCGGCTGGCCGTGCACACCCTGGACCTGACCAAGCTGCACCGCACCGACGAGGACCTGCGCCGCGAACAACAGCGCCAGATATTCTTCATGGAGTCCCTGCCCGGCATCGTCTACCACCTCTACCCGGACCAGACCATCCGCTACGCCAACCGCTACTTCCGGCGCTATTTCGGCAGCCCGCGCAACCGCAACTGCCGCGAGGCCCTGAACTGCTCGGGCACCTCCTGCTCCCTGTGTCCGCCCATGGAGGCCATGAACACCGACCGGGCCGTGGAATGGGACTGGACCGACAACCAGGGCCGGACCTTCCACCTGCAATGCAGCCCCATGACCGACTCCAACGGCGAGCGCATGATCATGGTCCTGGGCATCGACATCACCGCCCGCCAGCGGGCCGAGGACGCCCTGAAAATGGCCCGCGACAAGTTGGAGGACCGCGTCCGACAGCGCACCGTGGAGCTGGAGCGGGCCAACGTGGAGCTGACCAGCAAGTCCCAGCGCCTGGTCACCGCCATGGAGAAGGCCGACGCCGCCACACGGGCCAAGTCCTCGTTCCTGGCCAACATGAGCCACGAAATCCGCACCCCGCTGAACGCCATCCTGGGCATGTCCGAGCTGGCCCTGTCCATCCCGGACAAGGACCGCAAGGACCGCTACCTGCACCGGGTCATGGAGGCGGGCAACTCGCTCCTCTCGGTGATCAACGACATCCTCGACTTCTCCAAGATCGAGGCCGCCCGCCTGACCCTGGAGAACATCGACTTCGACCTGCGCCGGACCATCGAGGGCACCCTGGACCTGCACCTCATCGCGGCCGAGGAAAAGGGCCTCGAACTGCGCGCCGGCGTGGCCGAGGACGTGCCCCCGGCCCTGGTGGGCGACCCCTCGCGGCTGCGCCAGATCCTCATCAACCTCATCGGCAACGCCATCAAGTTCACCGAGACCGGCGGCGTGACCGTGTCCGTCAGGCCCGCCGCACCGGCCGACGACCTCAAACCCGGCGACCCCATCACCCTGGTCTTCGCCGTGACCGACACCGGCGTGGGCATCCCGGAACACAAGCAGCGGGACATCTTCCAGTCCTTTCTCCAGGCCGACGACTCCATCACCCGCAAGTACGGCGGCACGGGCCTGGGCCTGGCCATCTGCCAACTCCTGGTGGAACTCATGGGCGGCGAGCTGACCCTGGAAAGCCGGGAGGGCATGGGCAGCACCTTCACCTTCACCACCGAACTCACCGTGGGCGACCCCGCGGCCGTGGAACGGGAACGCCTGGAGGCCGAGACCCCGGTCCCGTCCCTGGCCCCCCTGAACGTGCTCCTGGCCGACGACAACCCGCTCAACCGCGAACTGGCCACCACCCTGCTCAGCGAGCGGGGGCACCGGGTCCTGGCCGTGAAAAACGGCATCGAGGCCCTCAACGCTCTGCGCGAGGCCCCCTTCGACCTGGTCCTCATGGACGTCCAGATGCCCATCATGGACGGCGTGTCCGCCACCCGCGCCATCCGCGACCCCAACTCCGGGGCCCTGAACCCCAACGTGCCCATCATCGCCCTGACCGCCCACGCCCTCAAGGGCGACCGCGAGCGGTTCCTCGACGCGGGCATGAACGACTACATCGCCAAACCCATCAAGATGCGGGACTTCTACCACACTATCGCCCGGGCCATGAACGGCCGTCCGAACCCGGGTCCGGCCCCGGAGTCGGAACCGTCGGTCCCGATCGCGCCGGGCAAGCCCTTCGACCGCAAGTCCGCCCTGGAAATGCTCGGCGGCAAGACCGAACTCCTGGCCCGCATGGACCAGATATTCCTGCGCGACGTGCCCGGCGAACTCGAGGAGCTGACCGGCCACTTCGCCAAACGGGACTGGAACAACGCCAAGCGCATGGCCCACTCCATCAAAAGCTCGGCCCGCACCGTGGGCGCGCACCGTCTCGGGGCCATCGCCGAGCAGATGGAATACCTCTGCCGCCAGCAGGATCTGTCTTCCGCCGAAAAGGAATTGAAAATCCTTGAATCCGACGTCCGATCCGCGCTAGACTACGTATCGGGCATTCAGGCCCGGACAACGGATACCCTCCCCGAAACGTAA
- a CDS encoding response regulator, whose translation MKTILVVDDAPMIRELLKSVLEAEGFNVIEAADGEEAIRICHDTPIDLSIIDIFLPKKGGLQVMGELIKADSAHKFIAISGGEAFNPEAIVELAKVYDVVDTFTKPIDTRRLVQVVRDALTD comes from the coding sequence ATGAAAACCATCCTCGTCGTCGATGACGCGCCCATGATCCGGGAACTGCTCAAGTCGGTTCTCGAGGCCGAAGGCTTCAACGTGATCGAGGCGGCGGACGGCGAAGAAGCCATCCGCATCTGCCACGACACCCCCATCGACCTGTCCATCATCGACATCTTCCTGCCCAAAAAGGGCGGACTCCAGGTCATGGGCGAACTCATCAAGGCCGACAGCGCCCACAAGTTCATCGCCATCTCCGGCGGCGAAGCCTTCAACCCCGAGGCCATCGTCGAACTGGCCAAGGTCTACGACGTGGTCGACACCTTCACCAAGCCCATCGACACCCGCCGCCTCGTCCAGGTCGTCCGCGACGCCCTGACCGACTAG
- a CDS encoding CBS domain-containing protein — translation MLVRDWMTVNVIALGVNSSVLDAAEILREKNIRQFPVIDSAGSLVGIVSDRDIRDAMPSKFIPGDAVVESGGGLYTLTAGDIMTLDPISVPSDAAMTEVADLLVKHKVGGLPVVDGGRLEGIITQLDVLRFLCASAGSARGGAQFGIRMDGPEGALADLLCDLRSKGIVFTSVFTAVDPARTGSRNAYVSIADLGDKPIEKVVELLQRKYTLLFYVAEGVTVDLV, via the coding sequence ATGCTGGTCAGAGACTGGATGACGGTCAACGTCATCGCCCTGGGAGTGAATTCTTCGGTGCTGGATGCGGCCGAGATTCTGCGTGAAAAGAACATCCGTCAGTTCCCGGTCATCGACAGCGCGGGCTCCCTGGTGGGCATCGTCTCCGACCGGGACATCCGCGACGCCATGCCCTCCAAGTTCATCCCCGGCGACGCCGTGGTTGAAAGCGGCGGCGGCCTGTACACGCTGACCGCGGGCGACATCATGACCCTGGACCCCATCTCCGTGCCCTCGGACGCGGCCATGACCGAAGTGGCCGACCTTCTGGTCAAGCACAAGGTCGGCGGCCTGCCCGTGGTGGACGGCGGCCGGCTGGAGGGGATCATCACCCAGCTCGACGTGCTCCGCTTCCTGTGCGCCTCGGCGGGCTCCGCGCGCGGCGGGGCCCAGTTCGGCATCCGCATGGACGGCCCCGAGGGCGCCCTGGCCGACCTGCTCTGCGACCTGCGCTCCAAGGGCATTGTCTTCACCAGCGTCTTCACCGCCGTGGACCCGGCCCGCACCGGCTCCCGCAACGCCTACGTGTCCATCGCCGACCTCGGCGACAAGCCTATCGAGAAGGTCGTCGAGCTGCTGCAACGTAAATACACTCTGTTATTCTACGTAGCCGAAGGTGTGACGGTAGACTTGGTTTAG
- a CDS encoding hybrid sensor histidine kinase/response regulator produces MRILILAGKDVDGRDLDLLPEGCARTVVRLTSVSRGVRRLEKDDADLVLFVPDVGDDSWPRAVTRVRGEYGRQAIVLVREPGLEAEALAHGAFDCYVLGPGTRDYLAHGLLHLEGRLSLEAQLADERAMLDWMERTDVFGSWVMGRDGDIRWSEGLHRIFGPEAEPGRRLSGLRRHVHPDDLEVFDRANEATFDQGWPLDFEYRAVDGDGKVRHLHVNREVELDPNGGVKRIWGMARDVSLQKEFEELLFRRDAILQVLANFASRFLRKADWNEGVGEALAKLGKVADVTRIYLFRKAIDASGAEILALQDEWEADWIAPLGGMPDLLDLPISPLYDTWRGAMLKRKVVTGHVRHFRKEERAVFSSTGAKSVMIVPVFAGNVWWGFLGLSEHRRERDWLPVEIESMMLAANLFGSAIHYGEMSRRLVEANRSAEEASSAALEANMAKSMFLANMSHEIRTPISGILGMAEMMVTTGLTEEQREHMDMIRDAGKSLLHIINDILDISKIEAGRMELKPRDFTFRSALETSVRSFGPQAELNGLVFRHDVADDVPARLNGDPDRLGQVLWNLIGNAMKFTPRGLVELIVEVVARKEGRVCLQFKVRDTGVGIPEDKLDAVFDSFTQADSSLRKKHQGTGLGLTISRQLVNMMGGEIGVESAVGKGSTFFFTAWFGPAETAEPEPVQARPRSPRALHLNILLADDNPMNRKYLQHFLTMFGHTVVTAENGLEALEVLRDRGRTVDVVLMDVQMPEMSGLEATRAIRESDGRQYDRRIPIIALTAYAMKGDRERMLEAGMDDYVSKPVDMHALSEAIVRCTEDREPSGGRVCRPAPPEPAAKALEVTLDVDGLRKRFEGNMDLYRDILDLFLLEAKVKREALEQGLADMDPKGTAAALHSITNIASHVLAMDLVHLSRQLEKKCYCGEMEAVKAGVAELLPRFDALVRAVAKEVARL; encoded by the coding sequence GTGAGAATACTGATCCTGGCGGGCAAGGATGTGGACGGGCGGGACCTGGACCTGCTCCCGGAGGGATGCGCGCGGACCGTGGTCCGCCTGACTTCGGTCTCGCGGGGCGTGCGCCGCCTGGAAAAGGACGACGCGGACCTGGTCCTGTTCGTGCCCGACGTCGGGGACGACTCCTGGCCCAGGGCCGTGACCCGCGTGCGCGGGGAATACGGGCGGCAGGCCATCGTCCTGGTCCGCGAGCCCGGCCTGGAGGCCGAGGCCCTGGCCCACGGCGCCTTCGACTGCTACGTCCTCGGGCCGGGGACGCGCGACTACCTGGCCCACGGCCTCCTGCACCTGGAGGGCCGCCTCTCCCTCGAGGCCCAGCTGGCGGACGAGCGGGCCATGCTCGACTGGATGGAGCGCACCGACGTCTTCGGCAGCTGGGTCATGGGCCGGGACGGGGACATCCGCTGGTCCGAGGGGTTGCACCGGATCTTCGGCCCGGAGGCCGAGCCCGGCCGCAGGCTGTCCGGCCTGCGCAGACACGTCCACCCGGACGACCTGGAGGTCTTCGACCGGGCCAACGAGGCCACCTTCGACCAGGGCTGGCCCCTGGACTTCGAGTACCGGGCGGTGGACGGGGACGGCAAGGTCCGCCACCTGCACGTCAACCGCGAGGTGGAGCTGGACCCGAACGGGGGCGTCAAACGCATCTGGGGCATGGCCCGCGACGTCTCCCTGCAAAAGGAATTCGAGGAGCTGCTCTTCCGGCGGGACGCCATCCTCCAGGTCCTGGCCAACTTCGCCAGCCGGTTCCTGCGCAAGGCGGACTGGAACGAGGGCGTGGGCGAGGCCCTGGCCAAGCTCGGCAAGGTCGCGGACGTGACCCGCATCTATCTTTTCAGGAAGGCCATCGACGCATCGGGCGCCGAGATTCTGGCCCTGCAGGACGAGTGGGAGGCGGACTGGATAGCGCCCCTGGGCGGCATGCCGGACCTCCTCGACCTGCCCATCTCGCCCCTCTACGACACCTGGCGCGGGGCCATGCTCAAGCGCAAGGTGGTCACGGGCCACGTCCGGCACTTCCGCAAGGAGGAGCGGGCGGTCTTCTCGTCCACCGGGGCCAAGTCGGTCATGATCGTGCCGGTCTTCGCCGGAAACGTCTGGTGGGGGTTCCTGGGGCTGTCCGAGCACCGCCGCGAGCGGGACTGGCTGCCCGTGGAGATCGAATCCATGATGCTGGCCGCCAACCTTTTCGGTTCGGCCATCCACTACGGCGAGATGAGCCGCAGGCTCGTGGAGGCCAACCGGTCCGCCGAGGAGGCCTCGTCCGCGGCCCTTGAGGCCAACATGGCCAAGTCCATGTTCCTGGCCAACATGAGCCACGAGATCCGCACGCCCATCAGCGGCATCCTGGGCATGGCCGAGATGATGGTCACCACCGGCCTGACCGAGGAGCAGCGCGAGCACATGGACATGATCCGCGACGCGGGCAAGTCCCTGCTGCACATCATCAACGACATCCTGGACATCTCCAAGATCGAGGCGGGCCGGATGGAGCTCAAGCCCCGTGACTTCACCTTCCGCTCGGCGCTGGAGACCAGCGTGCGCTCCTTCGGGCCCCAGGCCGAACTCAACGGCCTGGTCTTCCGCCACGACGTGGCCGACGACGTGCCGGCGCGGCTCAACGGCGATCCCGACCGCCTGGGCCAGGTCCTCTGGAACCTCATCGGCAACGCCATGAAGTTCACCCCGCGCGGCCTGGTGGAGCTGATCGTGGAGGTCGTCGCCCGCAAGGAGGGGCGCGTCTGCCTGCAATTCAAGGTCCGCGACACCGGCGTGGGCATCCCCGAGGACAAGCTCGACGCGGTCTTCGACAGCTTCACCCAGGCGGACAGCTCCCTGCGCAAGAAACACCAGGGCACCGGCCTGGGCCTGACCATCTCCCGCCAGCTGGTCAACATGATGGGCGGCGAGATCGGCGTGGAGTCCGCCGTGGGCAAGGGCAGCACCTTTTTCTTCACCGCCTGGTTCGGCCCGGCCGAGACCGCCGAGCCCGAACCCGTCCAGGCCCGGCCGCGTTCCCCGCGCGCCCTGCATCTGAATATCCTCCTGGCCGACGACAACCCCATGAACCGGAAGTACCTGCAACACTTCCTGACCATGTTCGGCCACACCGTGGTCACGGCCGAGAACGGGCTCGAGGCCCTGGAGGTGCTCCGCGACCGGGGCCGGACCGTGGACGTGGTCCTCATGGACGTCCAGATGCCCGAGATGAGCGGACTCGAGGCCACCCGCGCCATCCGCGAGTCCGACGGCCGCCAGTACGACCGCAGGATTCCGATCATCGCCCTGACCGCCTACGCCATGAAGGGCGACCGCGAACGCATGCTCGAGGCGGGCATGGACGACTACGTCAGCAAGCCCGTGGACATGCACGCCCTGTCCGAGGCCATCGTCCGCTGCACCGAGGACCGCGAGCCCTCCGGCGGCAGGGTCTGCCGCCCCGCCCCGCCCGAACCGGCGGCCAAGGCCCTCGAGGTCACCCTCGACGTGGACGGCCTGCGCAAGCGGTTCGAGGGCAACATGGACCTGTACCGGGACATCCTCGACCTCTTCCTGCTCGAGGCCAAGGTCAAGCGCGAGGCCCTGGAACAGGGGCTCGCGGACATGGACCCCAAGGGCACGGCCGCCGCCCTGCACTCCATCACCAACATCGCCAGCCACGTCCTGGCCATGGACCTGGTCCACCTCTCCCGGCAGCTGGAAAAAAAGTGTTATTGCGGTGAGATGGAGGCGGTCAAGGCGGGTGTCGCCGAACTCCTGCCGCGCTTCGACGCCCTGGTCCGGGCCGTGGCGAAAGAGGTCGCGCGGCTGTAA
- a CDS encoding MotA/TolQ/ExbB proton channel family protein translates to MNFLPDNSILTLLSGATLAVKLVMLFLGCMSLWSWTIIFLKFFTIGTARKKVIQGYEAFVAAGDLAKGIKSLGDQESPLARVASLAIKEFRLLEKAGVNRERKRLLVKDTLRRVLKQGISKEMRSLTRNLPFLATCANAAPFIGLFGTVWGIMHSFHSIGMAQSAALATVAPGISEALIATAIGLLVAIPATIFYNYFLGKLNEVESGMVDFAGAFLNRAEREIAWADKPERA, encoded by the coding sequence ATGAACTTTCTGCCCGACAACTCCATTCTGACCCTGCTCTCCGGGGCGACCCTGGCGGTCAAACTGGTCATGCTCTTCCTGGGGTGCATGTCCCTGTGGAGCTGGACCATCATCTTCCTCAAGTTCTTCACCATCGGCACGGCCCGCAAGAAGGTCATCCAGGGGTACGAGGCCTTTGTGGCGGCGGGCGACCTGGCCAAGGGCATCAAGAGCCTGGGCGACCAGGAGTCCCCCCTGGCCCGGGTCGCGTCCCTGGCCATCAAGGAGTTCCGCCTGCTCGAAAAGGCGGGCGTCAACCGCGAGCGCAAGCGGCTGCTGGTCAAGGACACCCTGCGGCGCGTGCTCAAGCAGGGCATCTCCAAGGAAATGCGCTCGCTTACCCGCAACCTGCCGTTCCTGGCCACCTGCGCCAACGCCGCCCCGTTCATCGGTCTGTTCGGCACGGTCTGGGGCATCATGCACTCGTTCCACTCCATCGGCATGGCCCAGTCGGCGGCCCTGGCCACGGTGGCGCCGGGCATCTCCGAGGCCCTCATCGCCACGGCCATCGGCCTGCTGGTGGCCATCCCGGCGACCATTTTCTACAACTATTTCCTGGGCAAGCTGAACGAGGTGGAGTCCGGCATGGTGGACTTCGCCGGGGCCTTCCTGAACCGCGCCGAGCGCGAGATCGCCTGGGCGGACAAGCCCGAGCGGGCGTAG
- the tolR gene encoding protein TolR, whose product MAIKTGGGFLNEINVTPFVDVMLVLLIIFMVTAPLMTQGVEVDLPTTRTVRNLPQDSEHLVLTVKKDGKIFLDEYQVSMDELEDHLKRLVSGQKKQLFLRADKEVPYGTVVQVMGEIKAAGIDKLGIVAEEPRPDRKS is encoded by the coding sequence ATGGCGATCAAGACCGGCGGCGGGTTCCTCAACGAGATCAACGTCACGCCCTTCGTGGACGTGATGCTGGTCCTGCTGATCATCTTCATGGTCACGGCCCCGCTCATGACCCAGGGGGTGGAGGTGGACCTGCCGACCACGCGCACGGTCCGCAACCTGCCCCAGGATTCGGAACATCTGGTCCTGACGGTCAAGAAAGACGGCAAGATATTCCTGGACGAGTACCAGGTCTCCATGGACGAGCTGGAGGACCACCTGAAGCGGCTGGTGTCCGGGCAGAAGAAGCAGCTCTTCCTGCGCGCGGACAAGGAGGTGCCCTACGGCACCGTGGTGCAGGTCATGGGCGAGATCAAGGCGGCGGGCATCGACAAGCTCGGCATCGTGGCCGAAGAGCCCAGGCCGGACAGGAAGTCATAG